A stretch of the Psychroserpens sp. Hel_I_66 genome encodes the following:
- a CDS encoding DUF4870 domain-containing protein has product MTTNHQKNIATFIHLSTFSRFLIPLGNFIGPIVLWIMNKDKSEFIDTHGKQAINFQISILLYALVIGTLTIPFFIFKFFSGMDFIDFNGFHDLHININEPSPLLLISGGILGFLAVVGFILELVFIVVASLKARDGEIYEYPLTIQFLK; this is encoded by the coding sequence ATGACAACTAATCATCAAAAAAACATCGCCACTTTTATTCATTTATCAACCTTTAGCAGGTTTTTAATTCCGTTAGGAAACTTTATAGGACCAATCGTTTTATGGATCATGAATAAAGACAAATCTGAATTTATAGATACCCACGGTAAACAAGCCATCAATTTTCAAATTAGCATTTTATTGTATGCTTTGGTTATTGGGACTTTAACAATTCCGTTTTTCATTTTCAAGTTTTTTAGTGGCATGGATTTTATCGACTTTAATGGATTTCATGATTTACACATCAACATCAACGAGCCCTCTCCTCTATTGTTGATTTCGGGAGGTATTTTAGGATTTCTTGCGGTTGTAGGATTTATTCTCGAGCTCGTTTTTATTGTCGTGGCTAGCTTAAAGGCGAGGGACGGTGAGATTTATGAATACCCGTTAACCATACAATTTTTAAAATAA
- a CDS encoding T9SS type A sorting domain-containing protein, translating to MRLRFLFAFFVFSFVFANAQIVNIPDPILKDALLNYAPAIDTNGDGEIQNTEAELITILNINQAAGDVTSIEGLDSFINLVELYLSDATFSNTLIFQNYINLERLQLGNVSFPELNLIDMSSLNRLDIINNENDNFTTLGFSDCNCNNFEELYLSTNLSLIDINISDIISLKTFDVFGSSISQVDIANNINLEIFRLFATNITELDFSSNPNMESLRIEDQVLNVLNVSECTNLETLVIDLVDMEILDLSNNNNLNYLDLDQDQGSIDFLNLKNNSPQPAIFRIDDLNIVYLCINDFQMDTITPDDFSNSTPIINSYCSFTPGGDYYVIEGSAFFDFDLDGCDVDDLSFPNLKFNIFDGSDTGTLIANSSGNYSIPLPEGTYTVTPVLSSNNFTVNPNTVSVIFPSENSPFNQDICINSNGNVNDLEISIIPDSQAVPGFNSSYRILYKNVGNAPISGFVEFDYIFDSDFMTYVSSTPTANSITDDLLSWDYENLIPFEIRQILITMNHNTPIDANFPLNSGDELNFSATVYPLVGDETPNNNDSGLKQIVVNSFDPNDITCLQGENITPDKVGEYVDYLIRFENLGTANATNIVVKNTIDISKFDINSLLPVNGSHDFYTRINAQNDVEFIFENINLPFDDANNDGYVLYKIKTLDALVLGDTFSNQAEIYFDFNAPIITNNYTTEISEEQLSTNEFSVLNTKIYPNPVNDVLTIESDAIIDSAILYDINGREILVSKFEGTNYQMDLSELKSGIYFLKVFSSSGNHTLKVLKQ from the coding sequence ATGAGATTAAGATTTCTATTTGCATTTTTTGTTTTTTCATTTGTTTTTGCAAATGCTCAAATTGTTAATATTCCTGATCCAATCTTAAAAGACGCATTATTAAATTATGCGCCAGCTATTGATACTAATGGTGATGGCGAAATTCAAAATACAGAAGCAGAGCTTATTACAATATTAAATATCAATCAAGCTGCAGGTGATGTAACATCAATTGAAGGTCTGGATAGTTTTATAAACTTGGTAGAATTATATTTATCAGACGCAACATTTTCAAACACTCTAATATTTCAGAATTATATAAATTTAGAAAGACTACAGCTTGGTAACGTATCATTTCCAGAGTTAAATTTAATAGATATGTCAAGCCTCAATAGATTAGATATAATCAATAACGAAAACGATAATTTTACAACGTTAGGATTTAGCGATTGTAATTGCAATAATTTTGAAGAACTTTATTTATCAACTAATTTATCACTTATAGATATAAATATAAGTGATATCATTAGTTTAAAGACGTTCGATGTTTTTGGCAGCTCTATATCACAAGTTGACATTGCCAACAATATAAACTTAGAAATATTTAGGCTATTTGCTACAAATATTACTGAATTAGATTTTAGCTCGAATCCTAACATGGAATCTTTACGGATAGAAGATCAAGTTTTAAACGTTTTGAATGTTTCAGAATGTACCAATTTAGAAACTTTAGTCATTGATTTGGTAGATATGGAAATTCTCGATTTAAGCAATAATAACAATTTAAATTACTTGGATCTTGATCAAGATCAAGGTTCTATAGATTTTCTAAACTTAAAAAATAATAGTCCGCAACCAGCTATTTTCAGAATAGATGACTTAAACATAGTGTATTTGTGCATTAATGACTTTCAGATGGATACGATAACTCCAGATGATTTTTCAAATAGTACACCAATTATTAATAGTTACTGTTCATTTACGCCAGGCGGAGACTATTATGTTATTGAGGGTTCAGCGTTTTTTGACTTTGATCTCGACGGTTGTGATGTAGATGATTTGTCATTTCCAAATTTGAAATTCAACATATTTGATGGCTCAGATACTGGGACGCTTATTGCAAACTCATCTGGCAATTATAGTATTCCGCTACCAGAAGGTACTTATACTGTAACACCCGTTCTGAGTAGTAATAATTTTACAGTAAATCCTAATACCGTTTCTGTAATTTTTCCTTCGGAAAATAGCCCTTTTAACCAAGATATCTGTATAAATTCAAACGGGAATGTTAATGATTTAGAAATATCTATTATACCAGACAGTCAGGCTGTTCCTGGTTTTAATTCTAGCTATAGAATACTATATAAAAATGTAGGTAATGCACCAATTTCGGGATTTGTCGAGTTTGATTATATTTTTGATAGTGATTTTATGACATATGTGTCTTCAACACCAACTGCGAATAGTATTACAGACGATTTGTTGTCTTGGGATTATGAAAACTTAATTCCTTTTGAGATAAGACAAATATTGATTACAATGAATCATAACACACCAATAGATGCTAATTTTCCATTAAATTCTGGAGACGAGCTAAATTTTAGTGCTACAGTCTATCCTTTAGTTGGTGATGAAACCCCAAATAATAACGATAGTGGTTTAAAACAAATAGTCGTTAATTCTTTCGACCCTAATGACATTACTTGTTTGCAAGGTGAAAATATTACTCCTGATAAAGTTGGAGAATATGTTGATTATCTTATTCGCTTTGAAAACTTGGGTACTGCTAACGCAACTAATATAGTCGTAAAAAACACTATAGACATTTCAAAGTTTGATATAAATTCTCTTTTACCTGTAAACGGAAGCCACGACTTTTATACGAGAATAAATGCACAAAATGATGTCGAGTTCATTTTTGAAAATATCAATTTACCCTTTGACGATGCTAATAACGATGGTTATGTACTTTACAAAATCAAAACCTTAGATGCATTAGTTTTAGGTGATACCTTTTCTAACCAAGCAGAAATCTATTTTGATTTTAATGCTCCAATAATTACTAACAATTATACAACAGAAATTTCCGAAGAGCAGTTAAGCACAAATGAGTTTAGTGTCTTAAACACAAAAATATATCCTAACCCAGTAAATGATGTCTTAACAATAGAAAGTGATGCTATTATTGATTCAGCAATCCTTTATGATATTAACGGGAGAGAGATATTGGTTTCTAAATTTGAAGGCACAAATTATCAAATGGATTTAAGTGAGTTGAAGTCTGGAATTTATTTTTTAAAGGTGTTTTCTAGCTCTGGAAATCACACATTAAAAGTTCTTAAACAGTAG
- a CDS encoding TIGR00266 family protein, whose translation MTSHEIDYRIYGEEMQYVEIELDPQEGVIAEAGSFMMMDDGIKMETIFGDGSEKDSGFFRKILGAGKRILTGENLFMTAFYNNLSGKRNVSFASPYPGKIIPIDLTEYRGKFICQKDAFLCAAKGVSVGIEFSKKLGRGLFGGEGFIMQKLEGDGMAFVHAGGTTARKVLQSEEILRVDTGCIIGFTQDIDYDIEFIGGIKNKVFGGEGLFYAKLQGPGVVYIQSLPFSRLADRVLASLPKGGNSKGEGSILGGLGDILDGDNRF comes from the coding sequence ATGACATCACACGAAATCGATTACAGAATTTACGGAGAAGAAATGCAGTACGTCGAGATAGAACTCGATCCTCAAGAAGGCGTTATCGCAGAAGCAGGTAGCTTTATGATGATGGACGATGGTATCAAAATGGAAACCATTTTTGGAGACGGTTCTGAGAAGGATTCTGGTTTCTTCAGGAAAATCTTAGGTGCAGGAAAACGTATTCTCACAGGAGAGAACTTATTTATGACTGCATTTTACAATAATCTCTCAGGCAAGCGAAACGTCTCTTTTGCTTCGCCTTATCCAGGAAAAATTATCCCAATAGACCTTACAGAATATCGAGGTAAATTTATCTGCCAAAAAGATGCATTCCTTTGTGCAGCAAAAGGCGTTAGCGTTGGTATTGAATTTTCTAAAAAATTAGGTCGCGGACTTTTTGGTGGCGAAGGCTTTATCATGCAAAAACTAGAAGGCGATGGGATGGCATTTGTTCATGCTGGCGGAACAACAGCTAGGAAAGTTCTGCAATCTGAAGAAATTTTAAGAGTAGATACAGGTTGTATTATTGGTTTTACCCAAGATATTGATTACGATATAGAATTTATTGGTGGTATAAAAAACAAAGTATTTGGAGGAGAAGGATTATTTTATGCAAAGCTTCAGGGACCAGGAGTTGTCTACATACAATCACTTCCCTTTAGCAGATTGGCAGATCGGGTATTGGCATCATTACCAAAAGGTGGAAATAGTAAAGGAGAAGGAAGTATCCTTGGAGGATTAGGTGATATTTTGGATGGTGATAATCGGTTTTAA
- a CDS encoding PadR family transcriptional regulator produces the protein MKIENTKAQMRKGVLEYCILSVLKDDDAYVAEILETLKDAKLLVVEGTIYPLLTRLKNAGLLNYRWEESTSGPPRKYYGLTETGQLFLKELTTTWTELQNAVNIVTRHKNTK, from the coding sequence ATGAAAATAGAAAACACAAAGGCACAGATGCGAAAAGGTGTATTAGAATACTGCATTTTGTCGGTATTAAAAGATGACGATGCTTATGTAGCAGAAATCTTAGAAACACTTAAGGACGCAAAACTGCTTGTGGTAGAAGGTACAATTTATCCGCTGCTCACAAGGCTCAAAAATGCAGGATTGCTCAACTACCGTTGGGAAGAATCCACCTCTGGACCGCCAAGAAAATATTACGGTCTCACAGAAACCGGTCAACTGTTTTTAAAAGAACTAACAACAACCTGGACCGAATTACAAAATGCAGTTAACATAGTAACAAGACACAAAAACACGAAATAA
- a CDS encoding DUF4442 domain-containing protein yields MNVSPSKLNTFLLFKLPSAYFCGVRTKLLNDTTCVVSVKHRWLNQNPFNSMFWAVQGMAAELTTGALVMSKIRTSGKKISMLVANNNASFTKKATGRITFTCNEGQLIDNTIEKAISTGEGQTVWLNSKGINNEGVQVSDFNFEWTLKVKN; encoded by the coding sequence ATGAACGTTTCGCCAAGTAAACTTAATACCTTTTTATTGTTCAAATTACCATCTGCCTATTTTTGCGGAGTACGCACAAAACTGTTAAATGATACGACCTGTGTAGTTTCGGTAAAGCACAGATGGCTTAATCAAAATCCATTTAATTCTATGTTTTGGGCAGTTCAAGGTATGGCAGCAGAGTTGACAACAGGAGCGTTGGTGATGTCAAAAATTAGAACAAGCGGAAAGAAAATATCAATGCTTGTTGCCAATAATAATGCATCATTTACAAAAAAGGCAACTGGTAGAATTACATTTACCTGTAACGAAGGCCAACTAATAGACAATACGATTGAAAAAGCAATAAGTACGGGAGAAGGGCAAACGGTTTGGTTAAATTCTAAAGGTATTAATAATGAGGGAGTGCAAGTTTCAGATTTTAATTTTGAGTGGACGCTTAAGGTTAAAAATTAA
- a CDS encoding PspC domain-containing protein: protein MNKTVNINLAGIFFHIDEDAYLKLQRYLEAIKRSFTDSQGRSEIIADIEARIAELFGERVQNERQVIGNKEVEEVITIMGQPEDYIVDDEIFEDEPQRQYSNSYKGNSRSKKLFRDTDNSYIGGVSSGLAHYFGIDALWVRLIWILLIFGAGTGVLLYILLWIFVPEATTTSEKLQMKGEQVNISNIEKKIKDGFDSVSSAVQNVDFKKHGDKIKEGIDHVSDSIQEGVKKADFPRQGERIKSSSSSFFEAIGNIFMFFLKIFAKFFGLILMFVGAVTIISLLVSLFSLNLMDNVHFPGMNLFDVTDATGMPVWLMSLLLFFFFGIIAFFVFYLGLKILISNMKSIGKMAKYTLLGLWFISFITLSITFIKFGLTYKEEGSFIKTEKLASITANDTLTIRMTNNDLIHSSYSRQFHNFETAYNDNDEKILYNQAIRLIVRSTKDSIAKIRIERSARGVDFENAKNRATKIRYNYALANNELLLDNYLTIPLDESRKDQKVTITVYLPEGTVLYADKNTYHYHSNDYYYNDILDHNMEEHYLKIITNDVECLDCPEEELNTNNDQNGIQVNENGIKAKSDSNAIEIDDNGIKAETDNVRVNIDEDGINITTENDDN from the coding sequence ATGAATAAAACAGTCAACATAAATTTAGCAGGTATATTTTTTCACATAGATGAAGATGCTTACCTAAAATTGCAACGCTATCTTGAGGCTATAAAACGTTCATTTACAGACTCTCAAGGTCGCTCTGAAATCATAGCAGATATTGAAGCCCGTATTGCCGAATTATTTGGCGAGCGTGTACAAAATGAAAGACAGGTTATTGGTAACAAAGAGGTCGAAGAGGTTATTACTATAATGGGACAGCCTGAAGACTATATCGTTGATGATGAAATATTTGAAGACGAACCTCAACGTCAATATTCAAATTCTTACAAAGGCAACTCGAGATCTAAAAAATTGTTTAGAGATACAGATAACTCTTATATTGGAGGTGTATCCTCTGGTCTTGCCCACTACTTTGGTATCGATGCCTTGTGGGTACGTTTAATTTGGATTCTACTTATTTTTGGAGCAGGAACCGGTGTTTTACTTTACATCTTACTTTGGATTTTTGTACCAGAAGCCACTACAACTTCAGAAAAATTACAGATGAAAGGAGAGCAGGTCAATATCTCAAACATTGAAAAAAAAATCAAGGACGGATTTGATAGTGTCTCAAGCGCAGTTCAAAATGTAGATTTCAAAAAACATGGCGACAAAATCAAGGAAGGTATTGATCATGTTTCAGATTCTATTCAAGAAGGTGTAAAAAAAGCAGATTTTCCTCGTCAGGGCGAGCGCATTAAATCATCATCAAGTTCGTTTTTTGAAGCTATCGGTAATATTTTTATGTTTTTTCTGAAAATATTTGCAAAGTTCTTTGGCTTAATATTAATGTTTGTAGGTGCTGTAACCATTATTTCACTTTTGGTAAGTCTGTTTAGTCTTAATTTAATGGACAATGTTCATTTTCCTGGTATGAATCTATTTGATGTTACAGATGCAACGGGAATGCCAGTTTGGTTGATGTCTTTACTATTGTTCTTTTTCTTCGGAATCATCGCTTTCTTCGTGTTCTATCTAGGATTAAAAATATTGATCTCCAATATGAAATCCATTGGCAAAATGGCTAAATACACATTGCTGGGTTTGTGGTTCATTTCATTTATAACGCTTTCTATAACGTTTATAAAATTCGGTCTAACCTATAAAGAAGAAGGTTCTTTCATCAAAACCGAAAAACTGGCTTCTATCACAGCAAATGATACATTAACTATTAGAATGACCAATAATGATTTAATACATAGCAGCTATTCTAGGCAATTCCACAATTTTGAAACCGCTTACAATGATAATGATGAAAAGATTTTATATAATCAAGCTATTAGACTAATCGTGAGATCTACAAAAGATAGTATTGCCAAAATAAGGATTGAGCGTAGCGCAAGAGGTGTAGATTTTGAAAATGCCAAAAATAGAGCGACTAAAATAAGATATAATTACGCATTGGCTAACAATGAGTTATTATTAGACAACTATTTAACCATACCGCTTGATGAGAGCAGAAAAGACCAAAAAGTAACCATAACGGTATATCTACCAGAAGGAACTGTGCTTTATGCAGATAAGAACACATACCATTATCACAGTAATGATTATTACTATAACGACATTTTAGACCATAATATGGAAGAACATTATCTCAAAATTATTACCAATGACGTAGAATGTTTGGATTGCCCGGAAGAAGAGCTCAATACCAATAACGACCAAAACGGAATCCAGGTCAATGAAAATGGCATCAAAGCAAAGTCTGATTCTAATGCCATTGAAATTGATGATAATGGCATTAAGGCAGAAACCGACAATGTACGGGTCAACATAGACGAAGATGGTATTAATATCACTACCGAAAATGACGATAATTAA
- a CDS encoding helix-turn-helix transcriptional regulator, translating to MNYKFKNSFLVFVLFFCIILNAQKNERSNYLRYVDSADIKVDDFPDLAELYLDSIPKPLENHIDGHLANYYYLRGLISDRSNNRAELFQDFLMALKYAKLEENYDIAGIASIEIFYNTFFLSKSKDSTAFNYLKEAKEYFEKANNYNGLIEVEQMYAYVELYKENYDKSNSLILPNLQKYKDIKDDGYYYLYALFILSSNYIHQEDLGNSHKYLNRIKALKSDTTISKYLLDFHKSSINLCIADYHLDKKDADSTQYYLNEVRELKYAMSNSDFELYFKFYASYYDLVGDSKNMKRYVDSLAIFQTNLIDKNLEASLKINESLKQSENLLDSETNKRLLNRNLIVILCLILLVFLAIVIINYKKFNKIIASYINREEKSEHLKSKNEKLKVKVVGLEQYILKLKDDVKMISTITEPIELRKNIKELYKDIHLKSTTELKNGENHLDLINDLNAVFFNDIKNAYPQLNDSEIIICYYIFTGFKNIEIANFLNASIRSVESKRYRISKKLEIDSNQTSLAEHLQNRFS from the coding sequence TTGAATTATAAGTTCAAAAACTCTTTTTTAGTATTTGTATTATTTTTCTGCATTATTCTCAATGCTCAGAAAAATGAGAGAAGCAACTATTTAAGATATGTTGATTCCGCAGATATAAAGGTTGATGATTTTCCTGATTTGGCAGAACTATATTTAGATTCCATCCCCAAGCCTTTAGAAAATCATATCGATGGACATTTAGCAAATTATTATTATTTGAGAGGCTTAATAAGTGATAGGTCAAATAATAGAGCCGAACTTTTTCAGGATTTTTTAATGGCATTAAAATATGCAAAGCTTGAAGAAAACTATGATATTGCTGGAATAGCCTCCATTGAAATATTCTATAACACTTTTTTTTTAAGTAAAAGTAAAGACTCTACTGCTTTTAATTATCTAAAAGAAGCAAAAGAATATTTTGAGAAAGCTAATAATTATAATGGTCTTATTGAAGTGGAGCAAATGTATGCATACGTTGAGCTTTATAAAGAAAATTATGATAAGAGCAATTCATTGATTCTACCAAATCTTCAAAAGTATAAAGACATAAAAGACGACGGATATTATTATTTGTATGCATTGTTTATTCTAAGCTCTAATTATATCCATCAAGAAGATTTAGGTAATTCGCATAAGTATTTAAATCGTATAAAAGCTTTAAAATCAGATACCACGATATCCAAATACCTTCTTGATTTTCATAAATCCTCAATAAATCTATGTATTGCCGATTATCATCTTGATAAAAAAGATGCAGATTCAACACAATATTATTTAAACGAGGTTAGGGAATTAAAGTATGCAATGAGTAATAGTGATTTTGAGCTCTATTTTAAGTTTTATGCCAGTTATTATGATCTAGTTGGCGACTCTAAAAATATGAAGCGATATGTTGATTCACTAGCAATTTTCCAAACTAATTTGATTGATAAAAATTTGGAAGCAAGTTTAAAAATCAATGAGTCTTTAAAGCAATCTGAGAATCTTCTAGATAGTGAGACTAATAAAAGGCTATTGAATAGAAATTTAATAGTTATACTCTGTTTGATTTTATTGGTTTTTTTAGCTATAGTAATTATAAATTATAAAAAGTTTAATAAAATTATTGCTAGCTACATAAATAGAGAGGAAAAATCTGAACACTTAAAATCAAAAAATGAGAAGCTTAAAGTAAAAGTTGTTGGATTAGAACAGTATATTTTAAAACTCAAAGACGACGTTAAAATGATATCTACTATTACTGAACCTATAGAATTACGTAAAAACATAAAAGAACTTTATAAGGATATCCATCTAAAATCTACCACAGAGCTAAAAAATGGGGAAAATCATTTGGATTTGATAAATGATTTAAACGCTGTTTTTTTTAATGATATAAAAAATGCTTATCCACAATTAAACGACTCAGAAATTATAATATGTTACTACATATTTACCGGTTTCAAAAATATAGAAATAGCAAATTTTCTAAATGCTTCAATAAGGTCTGTTGAAAGTAAACGTTATAGAATTTCCAAAAAATTAGAAATTGATTCTAATCAAACCAGTTTAGCAGAGCATCTTCAAAATAGGTTTAGCTAA